One Lepus europaeus isolate LE1 chromosome 7, mLepTim1.pri, whole genome shotgun sequence DNA segment encodes these proteins:
- the LOC133764529 gene encoding olfactory receptor 51L1: MVMWNNSDAMETIFILKGFPGLEYVYSWLSIPFCLAYLVAFIGNVTILSVIWVESSLQQPMYYFLSILALTDLGMSLSTLPTVLVVLWLDAREIQASACYAQLFFIHTFTFLESSVLLAMAFDRFVAICRPLHYASILTNSVIGKIGLACLLRSMGVVLPTPLLLRRYHYCRINHLSHAFCLHQDVLKLSCSDARINSVYGLCVVIATLGVDSVFILLSYVLILNAVLGIASREERLKALNTCVSHICVVLIFFVPVIGVSVVHRFGKHLSPTVHMLMADIYLLLPPVLNPIVYSVRTKQIRLGILRKFGQGERF, encoded by the coding sequence ATGGTGATGTGGAATAACAGCGATGCTATGGAAACCATCTTTATCCTGAAGGGTTTTCCTGGTCTGGAATATGTTTATTCTTGGCTCTCTATCCCATTCTGTCTTGCATATTTGGTAGCATTTATTGGTAATGTTACCATTCTCTCTGTCATTTGGGTAGAGTCCTCTCTCCAACAGCCCATGTATTACTTCCTTTCCATCTTGGCACTGACTGACCTGGGTATGTCCCTCTCTACACTTCCCACCGTACTTGTTGTATTATGGTTGGATGCTCGGGAGATCCAGGCAAGTGCTTGCTATGCTCAGCTGTTCTTTATCCACACATTCACATTCTTGGAGTCCTCAGTGCTGCTTGCCATGGCCTTTGACCGTTTTGTTGCTATCTGCCGTCCACTGCACTATGCCTCCATCCTCACCAACAGTGTGATTGGCAAGATTGGTTTGGCTTGCTTGCTACGAAGTATGGGAGTTGTACTGCCAACACCTTTGTTACTGAGACGCTATCACTACTGCCGCATCAACCACCTGTCCCATGCCTTCTGCCTGCACCAGGATGTTCTGAAACTCTCCTGTTCTGATGCCAGGATCAACAGCGTTTATGGACTGTGTGTAGTCATTGCCACACTAGGTGTGGATTCAGTCTTCATCCTTCTTTCCTATGTTCTGATTCTAAATGCTGTGCTGGGTATTGCATCCCGTGAAGAGCGGCTAAAGGCACTCAACACGTGTGTATCTCATATCTGTGTGGTGCTCATCTTCTTTGTGCCAGTCATTGGGGTGTCAGTGGTCCATCGTTTTGGGAAGCATTTGTCTCCTACAGTTCACATGCTCATGGCTGACATCTACTTGCTTCTTCCCCCAGTACTTAACCCCATTGTCTACAGTGTCCGGACAAAGCAGATTCGTCTAGGTATTCTCCGCAAATTTGGACAAGGAGAGAGGTTTTAG